The Acaryochloris thomasi RCC1774 genomic sequence TATCAGCATTTGAGGATTCCACCATGAACAAAGGCGAACTTGTAGACGCGATCGCGGATAAATCCGGCGTCACCAAGAAGCAGGCTGATGAAATCCTGACGGCCACAGTAGACACCATCATGGAGACCGTAGCCGGTGGCGACAAGATCACTATCGTCGGCTTTGGAAGCTTCGAGCCGCGAGAACGCAAGGAGAGAGAGGGGCGTAATCCC encodes the following:
- a CDS encoding HU family DNA-binding protein, producing MSAFEDSTMNKGELVDAIADKSGVTKKQADEILTATVDTIMETVAGGDKITIVGFGSFEPRERKEREGRNPKTGKALTIKATTVPGFSAGKVFKDRVKA